One window from the genome of Malus domestica chromosome 01, GDT2T_hap1 encodes:
- the LOC103417728 gene encoding uncharacterized protein isoform X4: protein MNGIQVAILIFFSKMIDLRSLTTTRMVLMNVFALLQYVPRVLRIYLSFKELKKRPLKEKLRETPIWIKGVLNFSMYIIASHVAGALWYFFSIQRMMICWHSACRKNDGCDNRMFGCHDHHFFRNTTILNDLCPVSDGDNSSDTMFFDFGIFATALEYGLVGSTSYFKKFLNCFWWGLRNLSSLGSNLEPSADGWENLYTIFISISGLLLFLYLIGNLQMYMQFETTRREDRKRKMLIEQKVEEKGLDIELWLFKRGVPTRLNKDMKLQIIEKVQQALEDGMEINLDKIFPLLHSDVQSRIEDYMPLTKLKQVPMLRGMDEGLLKIIYEKLEHVRYTESENSFIIQKDKPLEKMVYIVDGFVYIKEGSSSRRGASAGARELCGEELLRWPFSTFFFLREPLLATESVMATGVVETLVLNASDLRSIYNQSDIFEKEARRHKGMMKKEIELYIDGLIRKNEIVIRLNHDVKSRIMKNVEEKFHQDDLYWDHLFSHLPRDFQDEIERYLPVTKLEKVPMLRGIDEDVFKIICQKLEPVRYTENTFIIQKGEQLDKMVYIVDGFVSVEKRSSVDSRQGAGELFGEELLRLPFSTDFPFTRPLATESVKAIGVVEALALYAHDLQSIYRKLDIFEKEKPRHRIMMKEEIERNIDELICSNGIPERLNQDVKSRMMKNVEENFQQDDLYWDLLDWDHLVYGLPLDFQKEIISYMPLTKLKQVLAFQNMDYKVLKEICNHLRPKTYNRNDNIIKKGDPIQMLLIVEGRIGQEGWVKDAGEIYGEELLVWPFSTSFPDEVPAAAKSPFVITDVVEALVLTAGDMESVATKFRKHFIKNYGKFVRKSEFDLFTDYYSEGAIKEATRNYTCLNNPNEEGYGTVYHTELDGRAVAIKTCNSAIGDPFIQSQRLVHEAFVLLEISHKNVERLLGCCLETRWPIMVYDRTDALTLAEHFHRNRSKLSLESRMKIAAETAGALAHVHSRSVIHRDVKTTNILVDRTTHTVQVTGFGASRLLDEDEVSTLPGTSRHLDPEYYLKSHDVYSFGVVLVELLTHQEAVSSNGSETSLANDFVRSVQEDRLGQILDGEINRDKFSFEMAKKVSELAVTCLRSREEERPSMEKVAEELEGVVQTIRNRVEYSTVDDNVSSASRTSE from the exons ATGAATGGTATCCAGGTGGCAAtcctcattttcttctcaaaaATGATTGACTTGAGATCTTTGACTACAACAAGGATGGTTCTTATGAACGTTTTCGCTCTGTTGCAATATGTGCCACGAGTTCTTCGCATCTACCTCTCATTTAAAGAACTCAAAAAAAGGCCTCTTAAAGAAAAGCTTAGAGAGACTCCGATATGGATTAAAGGTGTACTCAATTTCTCTATGTACATCATTGCTAGTCAT GTAGCCGGAGCCCTgtggtattttttttctattcaaCGAATGATGATTTGTTGGCATTCTGCATGTCGAAAAAATGATGGATGTGATAACAGAATGTTTGGTTGTCATGATCACCACTTCTTTAGAAATACcacaattttaaatgatttatgccCTGTCAGTGATGGTGATAATTCATCAGACACAATGTTCTTTGATTTTGGTATATTTGCTACTGCGCTTGAATATGGTCTTGTGGGATCAACCAGTTATTTCAAAAAGTTCTTGAACTGTTTCTGGTGGGGTTTGCGAAATTTAAG TTCCTTGGGTTCAAATCTTGAGCCAAGTGCTGATGGATGGGAGAATCTCTATACGATTTTTATTTCTATAAGTGGCTTGCTTCTGTTTTTATATCTCATCGGAAATTTGCAG ATGTATATGCAATTTGAAACTACAAGAAGAGAGGATCGCAAACGCAAGATGCTAATCGAACAGAAGGTGGAAGAAAAAGGTCTTGATATAGAATTATGGTTATTTAAAAGAGGCGTTCCCACTAGGTTGAATAAGGATATGAAGTTGCAAATAATAGAAAAGGTACAACAAGCACTTGAAGACGGTATGGAAATTAATTTGGATAAAATTTTCCCTCTTCTTCACTCGGACGTTCAAAGCCGTATAGAAGATTATATGCCTTTGACAAAGTTGAAGCAA GTGCCAATGCTTCGAGGGATGGATGAAGGTTTGTTGAAAATAATCTATGAGAAACTCGAGCATGTGAGATATACTGAGAGTGAGAACAGCTTTATTATTCAAAAGGATAAACCACTTGAGAAGATGGTCTACATTGTAGACGGATTTGTATACATTAAAGAGGGATCTTCTTCGAGACGAGGTGCAAGTGCAGGTGCAAGAGAATTATGTGGAGAAGAACTTCTACGTTGGCCATTCTCCACTTTCTTCTTTCTTAGAGAACCGTTGTTGGCAACTGAATCTGTCATGGCAACTGGTGTTGTTGAAACCCTTGTTCTCAACGCATCGGACTTGCGAAGT ATATACAATCAATCAGACATTTTTGAAAAAGAGGCGCGTAGACACAAAGGAATGATGAAAAAGGAGATTGAGCTATATATAGATGGATTGATACGTAAGAATGAGATTGTTATAAGGTTGAATCATGACGTAAAGTCGCGGATCATGAAAAATGTAGAAGAAAAATTTCATCAAGATGATCTTTATTGGGATCATCTCTTTTCTCATCTTCCTAGGGATTTTCAAGATGAGATCGAAAGGTACTTGCCAGTGACTAAGTTGGAGAAG GTGCCAATGCTTCGAGGGATAGACGAAGATGTGTTCAAAATAATCTGTCAGAAACTCGAGCCTGTGAGGTATACTGAGAACACCTTTATTATTCAAAAGGGTGAACAACTGGACAAGATGGTCTACATTGTAGACGGATTTGTATCCGTTGAAAAGAGATCTTCTGTTGATTCGAGACAAGGTGCAGGAGAATTATTTGGAGAAGAACTTCTACGTTTGCCATTCTCCACTGACTTTCCTTTCACAAGACCGTTGGCAACTGAATCTGTCAAGGCAATTGGTGTTGTTGAAGCCCTTGCTCTCTACGCACATGACTTGCAAAGT ATATACCGCAAATTAGACATTTTTGAAAAAGAGAAGCCTAGACACAGAATAATGATGAAGGAGGAGATTGAGCGAAATATAGATGAATTGATATGTAGTAATGGAATTCCTGAAAGGTTGAATCAAGATGTAAAGTCGCGGATGATGAAAAACGTGgaagaaaattttcaacaaGATGATCTTTATTGGGATTTGCTCGATTGGGATCATCTCGTTTATGGTCTTCCCTTGGATTTTCAAAAAGAGATCATAAGTTACATGCCGTTGACAAAGTTGAAGCAG GTGCTAGCATTCCAAAACATGGATTATAAAGTTCTGAAAGAAATTTGTAACCACCTTCGGCCCAAGACGTATAATCGTAACGATAACATTATTAAAAAGGGTGACCCAATTCAAATGTTGTTGATTGTGGAAGGAAGAATAGGCCAAGAAGGTTGGGTAAAAGACGCGGGAGAAATCTATGGAGAAGAACTTCTGGTTTGGCCATTCTCAACCTCTTTCCCTGATGAAGTACCTGCAGCAGCTAAGTCTCCTTTTGTAATTACGGATGTTGTTGAAGCCCTTGTTCTGACGGCCGGTGACATGGAGAGTGTAGCCACCAAATTCCGGAAGcatttcataaaaaattacGGCAAATTCGTACGGAAATCGGAATTCGACCTTTTTACTGACTATTATTCTGAAGGGGCTATTAAGGAGGCCACAAGAAACTACACTTGTTTGAACaatccaaatgaagaaggcTATGGAACAGTTTACCACACAGAATTAGATGGAAGAGCTGTCGCCATAAAAACGTGCAACAGTGCTATTGGTGACCCGTTCATCCAAAGTCAACGTCTTGTTCATGAGGCATTTGTGCTTTTAGAAATCAGTCACAAAAATGTGGAGAGGCTGTTAGGTTGTTGTTTAGAGACAAGATGGCCTATAATGGTTTATGACCGCACCGATGCTTTGACTCTTGCTGAGCACTTTCACAGAAACAGATCGAAACTCTCGTTGGAATCACGAATGAAGATAGCAGCAGAAACTGCAGGAGCTCTAGCACATGTGCACTCCAGGTCAGTCATACACCGAGATGTGAAGACAACGAATATATTAGTAGATCGTACAACTCACACTGTACAAGTTACCGGTTTTGGAGCTTCGCGATTGCTTGATGAAGATGAAGTATCAACTTTGCCAGGGACATCCAGACACTTAGACCCCGAGTATTATCTTAAATCACACGACGTCTATAGCTTTGGAGTTGTTCTAGTGGAGCTACTAACACATCAAGAGGCAGTTTCTTCTAATGGGTCTGAGACATCCCTAGCAAACGACTTTGTTCGTTCAGTGCAAGAGGATCGCTTGGGCCAAATTCTCGATGGTGAAATAAACAGAGACAAGTTCAGTTTTGAGATGGCCAAAAAAGTGAGCGAGCTTGCCGTGACATGTTTGAGGTCAAGGGAGGAGGAAAGGCCTTCAATGGAAAAAGTAGCTGAGGAGCTTGAGGGAGTAGTGCAAACCATTAGAAACAGGGTAGAGTATTCTACGGTGGACGATAATGTATCTTCGGCTTCTAGAACTTCCGAGTGA
- the LOC103417728 gene encoding uncharacterized protein isoform X6, with protein sequence MNGIQVAILIFFSKMIDLRSLTTTRMVLMNVFALLQYVPRVLRIYLSFKELKKRPLKEKLRETPIWIKGVLNFSMYIIASHVAGALWYFFSIQRMMICWHSACRKNDGCDNRMFGCHDHHFFRNTTILNDLCPVSDGDNSSDTMFFDFGIFATALEYGLVGSTSYFKKFLNCFWWGLRNLSSLGSNLEPSADGWENLYTIFISISGLLLFLYLIGNLQMYMQFETTRREDRKRKMLIEQKVEEKGLDIELWLFKRGVPTRLNKDMKLQIIEKVQQALEDGMEINLDKIFPLLHSDVQSRIEDYMPLTKLKQVPMLRGMDEGLLKIIYEKLEHVRYTESENSFIIQKDKPLEKMVYIVDGFVYIKEGSSSRRGASAGARELCGEELLRWPFSTFFFLREPLLATESVMATGVVETLVLNASDLRSVPMLRGIDEDVFKIICQKLEPVRYTENTFIIQKGEQLDKMVYIVDGFVSVEKRSSVDSRQGAGELFGEELLRLPFSTDFPFTRPLATESVKAIGVVEALALYAHDLQSIYRKLDIFEKEKPRHRIMMKEEIERNIDELICSNGIPERLNQDVKSRMMKNVEENFQQDDLYWDLLDWDHLVYGLPLDFQKEIISYMPLTKLKQVLAFQNMDYKVLKEICNHLRPKTYNRNDNIIKKGDPIQMLLIVEGRIGQEGWVKDAGEIYGEELLVWPFSTSFPDEVPAAAKSPFVITDVVEALVLTAGDMESVATKFRKHFIKNYGKFVRKSEFDLFTDYYSEGAIKEATRNYTCLNNPNEEGYGTVYHTELDGRAVAIKTCNSAIGDPFIQSQRLVHEAFVLLEISHKNVERLLGCCLETRWPIMVYDRTDALTLAEHFHRNRSKLSLESRMKIAAETAGALAHVHSRSVIHRDVKTTNILVDRTTHTVQVTGFGASRLLDEDEVSTLPGTSRHLDPEYYLKSHDVYSFGVVLVELLTHQEAVSSNGSETSLANDFVRSVQEDRLGQILDGEINRDKFSFEMAKKVSELAVTCLRSREEERPSMEKVAEELEGVVQTIRNRVEYSTVDDNVSSASRTSE encoded by the exons ATGAATGGTATCCAGGTGGCAAtcctcattttcttctcaaaaATGATTGACTTGAGATCTTTGACTACAACAAGGATGGTTCTTATGAACGTTTTCGCTCTGTTGCAATATGTGCCACGAGTTCTTCGCATCTACCTCTCATTTAAAGAACTCAAAAAAAGGCCTCTTAAAGAAAAGCTTAGAGAGACTCCGATATGGATTAAAGGTGTACTCAATTTCTCTATGTACATCATTGCTAGTCAT GTAGCCGGAGCCCTgtggtattttttttctattcaaCGAATGATGATTTGTTGGCATTCTGCATGTCGAAAAAATGATGGATGTGATAACAGAATGTTTGGTTGTCATGATCACCACTTCTTTAGAAATACcacaattttaaatgatttatgccCTGTCAGTGATGGTGATAATTCATCAGACACAATGTTCTTTGATTTTGGTATATTTGCTACTGCGCTTGAATATGGTCTTGTGGGATCAACCAGTTATTTCAAAAAGTTCTTGAACTGTTTCTGGTGGGGTTTGCGAAATTTAAG TTCCTTGGGTTCAAATCTTGAGCCAAGTGCTGATGGATGGGAGAATCTCTATACGATTTTTATTTCTATAAGTGGCTTGCTTCTGTTTTTATATCTCATCGGAAATTTGCAG ATGTATATGCAATTTGAAACTACAAGAAGAGAGGATCGCAAACGCAAGATGCTAATCGAACAGAAGGTGGAAGAAAAAGGTCTTGATATAGAATTATGGTTATTTAAAAGAGGCGTTCCCACTAGGTTGAATAAGGATATGAAGTTGCAAATAATAGAAAAGGTACAACAAGCACTTGAAGACGGTATGGAAATTAATTTGGATAAAATTTTCCCTCTTCTTCACTCGGACGTTCAAAGCCGTATAGAAGATTATATGCCTTTGACAAAGTTGAAGCAA GTGCCAATGCTTCGAGGGATGGATGAAGGTTTGTTGAAAATAATCTATGAGAAACTCGAGCATGTGAGATATACTGAGAGTGAGAACAGCTTTATTATTCAAAAGGATAAACCACTTGAGAAGATGGTCTACATTGTAGACGGATTTGTATACATTAAAGAGGGATCTTCTTCGAGACGAGGTGCAAGTGCAGGTGCAAGAGAATTATGTGGAGAAGAACTTCTACGTTGGCCATTCTCCACTTTCTTCTTTCTTAGAGAACCGTTGTTGGCAACTGAATCTGTCATGGCAACTGGTGTTGTTGAAACCCTTGTTCTCAACGCATCGGACTTGCGAAGT GTGCCAATGCTTCGAGGGATAGACGAAGATGTGTTCAAAATAATCTGTCAGAAACTCGAGCCTGTGAGGTATACTGAGAACACCTTTATTATTCAAAAGGGTGAACAACTGGACAAGATGGTCTACATTGTAGACGGATTTGTATCCGTTGAAAAGAGATCTTCTGTTGATTCGAGACAAGGTGCAGGAGAATTATTTGGAGAAGAACTTCTACGTTTGCCATTCTCCACTGACTTTCCTTTCACAAGACCGTTGGCAACTGAATCTGTCAAGGCAATTGGTGTTGTTGAAGCCCTTGCTCTCTACGCACATGACTTGCAAAGT ATATACCGCAAATTAGACATTTTTGAAAAAGAGAAGCCTAGACACAGAATAATGATGAAGGAGGAGATTGAGCGAAATATAGATGAATTGATATGTAGTAATGGAATTCCTGAAAGGTTGAATCAAGATGTAAAGTCGCGGATGATGAAAAACGTGgaagaaaattttcaacaaGATGATCTTTATTGGGATTTGCTCGATTGGGATCATCTCGTTTATGGTCTTCCCTTGGATTTTCAAAAAGAGATCATAAGTTACATGCCGTTGACAAAGTTGAAGCAG GTGCTAGCATTCCAAAACATGGATTATAAAGTTCTGAAAGAAATTTGTAACCACCTTCGGCCCAAGACGTATAATCGTAACGATAACATTATTAAAAAGGGTGACCCAATTCAAATGTTGTTGATTGTGGAAGGAAGAATAGGCCAAGAAGGTTGGGTAAAAGACGCGGGAGAAATCTATGGAGAAGAACTTCTGGTTTGGCCATTCTCAACCTCTTTCCCTGATGAAGTACCTGCAGCAGCTAAGTCTCCTTTTGTAATTACGGATGTTGTTGAAGCCCTTGTTCTGACGGCCGGTGACATGGAGAGTGTAGCCACCAAATTCCGGAAGcatttcataaaaaattacGGCAAATTCGTACGGAAATCGGAATTCGACCTTTTTACTGACTATTATTCTGAAGGGGCTATTAAGGAGGCCACAAGAAACTACACTTGTTTGAACaatccaaatgaagaaggcTATGGAACAGTTTACCACACAGAATTAGATGGAAGAGCTGTCGCCATAAAAACGTGCAACAGTGCTATTGGTGACCCGTTCATCCAAAGTCAACGTCTTGTTCATGAGGCATTTGTGCTTTTAGAAATCAGTCACAAAAATGTGGAGAGGCTGTTAGGTTGTTGTTTAGAGACAAGATGGCCTATAATGGTTTATGACCGCACCGATGCTTTGACTCTTGCTGAGCACTTTCACAGAAACAGATCGAAACTCTCGTTGGAATCACGAATGAAGATAGCAGCAGAAACTGCAGGAGCTCTAGCACATGTGCACTCCAGGTCAGTCATACACCGAGATGTGAAGACAACGAATATATTAGTAGATCGTACAACTCACACTGTACAAGTTACCGGTTTTGGAGCTTCGCGATTGCTTGATGAAGATGAAGTATCAACTTTGCCAGGGACATCCAGACACTTAGACCCCGAGTATTATCTTAAATCACACGACGTCTATAGCTTTGGAGTTGTTCTAGTGGAGCTACTAACACATCAAGAGGCAGTTTCTTCTAATGGGTCTGAGACATCCCTAGCAAACGACTTTGTTCGTTCAGTGCAAGAGGATCGCTTGGGCCAAATTCTCGATGGTGAAATAAACAGAGACAAGTTCAGTTTTGAGATGGCCAAAAAAGTGAGCGAGCTTGCCGTGACATGTTTGAGGTCAAGGGAGGAGGAAAGGCCTTCAATGGAAAAAGTAGCTGAGGAGCTTGAGGGAGTAGTGCAAACCATTAGAAACAGGGTAGAGTATTCTACGGTGGACGATAATGTATCTTCGGCTTCTAGAACTTCCGAGTGA
- the LOC103417728 gene encoding uncharacterized protein isoform X7, whose translation MIDLRSLTTTRMVLMNVFALLQYVPRVLRIYLSFKELKKRPLKEKLRETPIWIKGVLNFSMYIIASHVAGALWYFFSIQRMMICWHSACRKNDGCDNRMFGCHDHHFFRNTTILNDLCPVSDGDNSSDTMFFDFGIFATALEYGLVGSTSYFKKFLNCFWWGLRNLSSLGSNLEPSADGWENLYTIFISISGLLLFLYLIGNLQMYMQFETTRREDRKRKMLIEQKVEEKGLDIELWLFKRGVPTRLNKDMKLQIIEKVQQALEDGMEINLDKIFPLLHSDVQSRIEDYMPLTKLKQVPMLRGMDEGLLKIIYEKLEHVRYTESENSFIIQKDKPLEKMVYIVDGFVYIKEGSSSRRGASAGARELCGEELLRWPFSTFFFLREPLLATESVMATGVVETLVLNASDLRSVPMLRGIDEDVFKIICQKLEPVRYTENTFIIQKGEQLDKMVYIVDGFVSVEKRSSVDSRQGAGELFGEELLRLPFSTDFPFTRPLATESVKAIGVVEALALYAHDLQSIYRKLDIFEKEKPRHRIMMKEEIERNIDELICSNGIPERLNQDVKSRMMKNVEENFQQDDLYWDLLDWDHLVYGLPLDFQKEIISYMPLTKLKQVLAFQNMDYKVLKEICNHLRPKTYNRNDNIIKKGDPIQMLLIVEGRIGQEGWVKDAGEIYGEELLVWPFSTSFPDEVPAAAKSPFVITDVVEALVLTAGDMESVATKFRKHFIKNYGKFVRKSEFDLFTDYYSEGAIKEATRNYTCLNNPNEEGYGTVYHTELDGRAVAIKTCNSAIGDPFIQSQRLVHEAFVLLEISHKNVERLLGCCLETRWPIMVYDRTDALTLAEHFHRNRSKLSLESRMKIAAETAGALAHVHSRSVIHRDVKTTNILVDRTTHTVQVTGFGASRLLDEDEVSTLPGTSRHLDPEYYLKSHDVYSFGVVLVELLTHQEAVSSNGSETSLANDFVRSVQEDRLGQILDGEINRDKFSFEMAKKVSELAVTCLRSREEERPSMEKVAEELEGVVQTIRNRVEYSTVDDNVSSASRTSE comes from the exons ATGATTGACTTGAGATCTTTGACTACAACAAGGATGGTTCTTATGAACGTTTTCGCTCTGTTGCAATATGTGCCACGAGTTCTTCGCATCTACCTCTCATTTAAAGAACTCAAAAAAAGGCCTCTTAAAGAAAAGCTTAGAGAGACTCCGATATGGATTAAAGGTGTACTCAATTTCTCTATGTACATCATTGCTAGTCAT GTAGCCGGAGCCCTgtggtattttttttctattcaaCGAATGATGATTTGTTGGCATTCTGCATGTCGAAAAAATGATGGATGTGATAACAGAATGTTTGGTTGTCATGATCACCACTTCTTTAGAAATACcacaattttaaatgatttatgccCTGTCAGTGATGGTGATAATTCATCAGACACAATGTTCTTTGATTTTGGTATATTTGCTACTGCGCTTGAATATGGTCTTGTGGGATCAACCAGTTATTTCAAAAAGTTCTTGAACTGTTTCTGGTGGGGTTTGCGAAATTTAAG TTCCTTGGGTTCAAATCTTGAGCCAAGTGCTGATGGATGGGAGAATCTCTATACGATTTTTATTTCTATAAGTGGCTTGCTTCTGTTTTTATATCTCATCGGAAATTTGCAG ATGTATATGCAATTTGAAACTACAAGAAGAGAGGATCGCAAACGCAAGATGCTAATCGAACAGAAGGTGGAAGAAAAAGGTCTTGATATAGAATTATGGTTATTTAAAAGAGGCGTTCCCACTAGGTTGAATAAGGATATGAAGTTGCAAATAATAGAAAAGGTACAACAAGCACTTGAAGACGGTATGGAAATTAATTTGGATAAAATTTTCCCTCTTCTTCACTCGGACGTTCAAAGCCGTATAGAAGATTATATGCCTTTGACAAAGTTGAAGCAA GTGCCAATGCTTCGAGGGATGGATGAAGGTTTGTTGAAAATAATCTATGAGAAACTCGAGCATGTGAGATATACTGAGAGTGAGAACAGCTTTATTATTCAAAAGGATAAACCACTTGAGAAGATGGTCTACATTGTAGACGGATTTGTATACATTAAAGAGGGATCTTCTTCGAGACGAGGTGCAAGTGCAGGTGCAAGAGAATTATGTGGAGAAGAACTTCTACGTTGGCCATTCTCCACTTTCTTCTTTCTTAGAGAACCGTTGTTGGCAACTGAATCTGTCATGGCAACTGGTGTTGTTGAAACCCTTGTTCTCAACGCATCGGACTTGCGAAGT GTGCCAATGCTTCGAGGGATAGACGAAGATGTGTTCAAAATAATCTGTCAGAAACTCGAGCCTGTGAGGTATACTGAGAACACCTTTATTATTCAAAAGGGTGAACAACTGGACAAGATGGTCTACATTGTAGACGGATTTGTATCCGTTGAAAAGAGATCTTCTGTTGATTCGAGACAAGGTGCAGGAGAATTATTTGGAGAAGAACTTCTACGTTTGCCATTCTCCACTGACTTTCCTTTCACAAGACCGTTGGCAACTGAATCTGTCAAGGCAATTGGTGTTGTTGAAGCCCTTGCTCTCTACGCACATGACTTGCAAAGT ATATACCGCAAATTAGACATTTTTGAAAAAGAGAAGCCTAGACACAGAATAATGATGAAGGAGGAGATTGAGCGAAATATAGATGAATTGATATGTAGTAATGGAATTCCTGAAAGGTTGAATCAAGATGTAAAGTCGCGGATGATGAAAAACGTGgaagaaaattttcaacaaGATGATCTTTATTGGGATTTGCTCGATTGGGATCATCTCGTTTATGGTCTTCCCTTGGATTTTCAAAAAGAGATCATAAGTTACATGCCGTTGACAAAGTTGAAGCAG GTGCTAGCATTCCAAAACATGGATTATAAAGTTCTGAAAGAAATTTGTAACCACCTTCGGCCCAAGACGTATAATCGTAACGATAACATTATTAAAAAGGGTGACCCAATTCAAATGTTGTTGATTGTGGAAGGAAGAATAGGCCAAGAAGGTTGGGTAAAAGACGCGGGAGAAATCTATGGAGAAGAACTTCTGGTTTGGCCATTCTCAACCTCTTTCCCTGATGAAGTACCTGCAGCAGCTAAGTCTCCTTTTGTAATTACGGATGTTGTTGAAGCCCTTGTTCTGACGGCCGGTGACATGGAGAGTGTAGCCACCAAATTCCGGAAGcatttcataaaaaattacGGCAAATTCGTACGGAAATCGGAATTCGACCTTTTTACTGACTATTATTCTGAAGGGGCTATTAAGGAGGCCACAAGAAACTACACTTGTTTGAACaatccaaatgaagaaggcTATGGAACAGTTTACCACACAGAATTAGATGGAAGAGCTGTCGCCATAAAAACGTGCAACAGTGCTATTGGTGACCCGTTCATCCAAAGTCAACGTCTTGTTCATGAGGCATTTGTGCTTTTAGAAATCAGTCACAAAAATGTGGAGAGGCTGTTAGGTTGTTGTTTAGAGACAAGATGGCCTATAATGGTTTATGACCGCACCGATGCTTTGACTCTTGCTGAGCACTTTCACAGAAACAGATCGAAACTCTCGTTGGAATCACGAATGAAGATAGCAGCAGAAACTGCAGGAGCTCTAGCACATGTGCACTCCAGGTCAGTCATACACCGAGATGTGAAGACAACGAATATATTAGTAGATCGTACAACTCACACTGTACAAGTTACCGGTTTTGGAGCTTCGCGATTGCTTGATGAAGATGAAGTATCAACTTTGCCAGGGACATCCAGACACTTAGACCCCGAGTATTATCTTAAATCACACGACGTCTATAGCTTTGGAGTTGTTCTAGTGGAGCTACTAACACATCAAGAGGCAGTTTCTTCTAATGGGTCTGAGACATCCCTAGCAAACGACTTTGTTCGTTCAGTGCAAGAGGATCGCTTGGGCCAAATTCTCGATGGTGAAATAAACAGAGACAAGTTCAGTTTTGAGATGGCCAAAAAAGTGAGCGAGCTTGCCGTGACATGTTTGAGGTCAAGGGAGGAGGAAAGGCCTTCAATGGAAAAAGTAGCTGAGGAGCTTGAGGGAGTAGTGCAAACCATTAGAAACAGGGTAGAGTATTCTACGGTGGACGATAATGTATCTTCGGCTTCTAGAACTTCCGAGTGA